In Rhinolophus ferrumequinum isolate MPI-CBG mRhiFer1 chromosome 16, mRhiFer1_v1.p, whole genome shotgun sequence, the sequence tcattgcagctttgtttacggtggccaagacatggaaacaatcaaaatgtccttcgataaatgaatggataaagaagttgtggtatatatacacaatgcaatattatgcggcggtaagaaaagatgatataggaacatttgtgacaacatggatcttgagagtataatgctaagcgaaacaagtcagagagaaaaagcagagaaccatatgatttcactgatatgtggtatataaaccaaaaataacaaaagaaaaagacaaacaaatgagaaacaaaaactcatagacacagacaatagtttagtggttaccagagggtaaggggggtggggggtgggagatgagagtaagggggatcaaatatatggtgatggaaggagaactgactccgggtggtgaacacacaatgggatttatagatgatgtaatacagaattgtacacctgaaatctatgtaattttactaacaatttaacaattgtcatcccaataaatttaaaaaaaaaatgaaaagaaaagccagtGCTACATTATAATGGTTTTTGTTGccatttcaattcttttaaccGAGACAGCAGGAAAAGGTAGTGGTGCTGTGAAGATAGGAGAATCTGCAATGCTAGATGTACAAGTCAGGATTTGGATAACATTACGATCATTTAAGAtgggaaaggaaaacatcaacaaaacattGGTATTGAAGGGGAGGTAAGGAAAAACCCTAAACAAGTTAAAACAACGTGCATTAGAACCAAATGTAACACCATCACAGGTATCTCAAAGAACTCTCCATGATATTCATGATGAAGAGGTTCTGTTAATGCTACCAGAGAGAAACTCATTAAAGGAGCAAGAATTCAAAATAGACATCGACCTCCAAACCTAACTTCATTGCATAGAATTGTAATTACAGGAGTATAAAGTGACCAAATGCAGAAAACCACTTCTTATGCACAATTCTGGTGCTCAAAATGATGAAAGAATTCTTACTTGCACAACGTAGGGCAATATTCAACATTTAAGTGCCAGTACCACATAATTCAATGATGGCACCAACACTGCTCACGAAGTTATTTACTGTGTACAGTGCAGAATTCAGTTATAGTATGCTACTGATTTATGCCCTAACAGAAAGACAAGAAGATActtacatatatgaatatatacttgCATCTGCACAGGAAAGAAATCTCATTAACCCCTTCATTATGCATGACAGATTTCAAGACTGTAAATATGAATGTGATCTGACCACCACCAAATGCATAAGGATGCTTATTTCACAACTGCTGTggtagaaaatatgtttttttggtTCTAACACGAATATATTGACAACCGAAAGTAATACACATAactgcatccatgttgttgggaCTTCCATTTGTACCTTTGGAAGATGTAAATAAAACTCTTAAGTACACTGTGGAGACTgcaaaaaaaattagatgatcTAATGGATTATGTTGAGAGAGGGTATGTGTGAGGAAGGCGTAGCAGAGGCAGAAGACCAGAAGCTCCAAGATACCCACCAGAAACGTGCAATGTTTACAGATCAGTACTGAAGGGTGATTAAAGGACAAAACAAACATCACAGTGGAAGGCTGGCGAAGCAAATTTCAAAGCTGATGGTAGTGCATCATCCTTCCATTTGGAGATTTATTGAAGTGTTAAAAGATGAACAGCAAAGCAATAAACAAGTTATCACCCAAGTTTTTGATGATCATAATCAAATACAACCACCAACTTCACGATGATATTGACAAATCAAATTTGTACAACAAAAATTGTTAACTGATACAAATATGAAGCCAATAATCAGGCTGATGTACACCCTAGAGCAACTGCTCATTGACTTAAGAGTAACTGTGCCGAACTTCATGACAAGGAAGAAcaagaataaatgtaaaatccAAAGTTCATCatgaattacaataaaataatgtaaataaaattttaatgaagttaacTGTTTCTACGAGTATTACTTGACAAATCAAGGACCAAATGTTTCAATGGATGTTTTATATAGGACAAAATACCAAAGACCTTTTGGTCTGGACCAAATGTCTCAGTGgatgttttggacaggaccaaatgtcctgCAAGGACATGGTAAAAATCCCGTATCAAGCCAACAAGAAAAACGGTGAATTAATCAAACAGTGCAGGGGCAACTGGCTATTCATTTGGAATAGTGAGCTGCTTACCTCATACCACACGTAACAAGAAACATCACAGATGGATGTATGCATAATGCAATTTTGCCTGTCTACTTCACACATGTCAAAGAGACACACCTGCCACCGTGCTCAATTCCAAAAGGAATTTACTTATGGTACAATAGCACAGCAAAGCAGAAACACAACTTTCAACTAGTAGAATACATTTCTAATACTGAGCCTTTACAGAGGAATTTACAGGAATAAAAAACTTGTGCTGCTTATTCTCCATTGGCTCCACCCAGACCTCCTCTGTGCCCACTTGGGCTCACCTGAAAATGGCATCTGTTTGGGTTCTCCAAAGGGAGGCACCAACAATTTGATGCCACAATTCCAGTGCTCACAGTATCTCCTATGAGGTGGCCTCTCCTCCAAGACAGCAGCTCTCATTGGGCTCTGGTAACACTTGATTCCATCTTTAGCCCTGTAGAGTTTAGAATGGTAGTAACTTCCGGGCGATGATAGTCTCTCAGTGCTTCAATATACCTTGTTCCTGGCCCACACCTCTGTAGTAAGTCTGCCATTAAAATCTTCTTGAATTCTGTTTTTCACCAGAACCATGGCTGACACAAAGACCTCCCTATATTAACTTGTCAAAAGAAGTAATTCTTCCCCCAAATTGCTATATAGAATGTCAACACTTAGAAAAGAATTTGTCTGTATTGGGGGGAGTGCCTTCAGCTCTAAGTAATGGACAGCTctaagaataaacaagaaatcattaTTATTGCAGTAATATATAAGGTTCTAGTAGAGAGGAGGTCCAGATAGAGTTGTGCAGCTCAGTTATGTCACCTCTGAGCCAGGCTTTTCCCATCTTGTGTACTGTTATCTTCAGGCTATTGCTCTTTAGGGCCACAAACTATAATCTGGCATAACGTACAGACATGAAAAAGTCCAGCAGAAAAAGACAATCTCTTCTCATGTCTCCTCGTGTCATGACAATTATTTTATTGCTGAGCTCTTTCCCTGAAGCACTGCagaatattttccaaacatttcacTGCTCACTTGTCCACTCCAATAAAATCATTAGAATACAATCTCCATGATTAACTCAGACTAATCTGGATTTACCCCAAATCATCTGGGGAAGGACAAAGATAAAACAGACCTCAGCGAGTGAGTCTGTTGGAACTGCTTATCAACACATTGCAAGGAAGcacaggaaacaggaggaaaaaggTGACAGAGAAAGTATATGGCCCTCTATATGAAATACGAACACAGTTCTTGGATTGCATACAACTCAGGTTACGCACATCATGCCTAAATAGATACAGCAACAAAACACCAAGGGTATTAAAGAGGCGTTTCATTACACAGCACTATTTTTACTTGTAGACAGCAGTGTTACTGTTTATAATTGATGCTAACCTTTATGAAATTTACGTAGCATTGTTATTCACAGCACTTACAGTATTGACTGACCCAGAAGCAGCTGAAAAACCTCAGGAAAATATTGTTTGGCTTTTTAATGGAAGTGGTAGTTCAGTAATAATGGTCACATTCATTCATATATGCCAAAAAAGTCGGAGGAAAGGTAGGTGATGTGAAGTATTACATACTGGCCCCACTCTAAAGTGACTGAAGAACTGAAGAGACAAGAAGTACTGAAAATAGAATTGATGCAGAGGTAGTTAAAAATCTcacaaaaacatattttggtttctttattgAAGAGACAGGTCAGCTATAATGGACATAGTCATATATTTATGTCAGTAAATAGGAGAAAGGGTATGTGgtttgtactttaaaatttccaaatatattttcttatacccacagtggtgtgctggtaaatacTGGACAATAGgttcactgagaaaatgaaaaccctAAATTGTAGTTTGCcagtttccatggtgtaaatactcccactaaAGCCAAACTATCAAAATGATGGCACTGAATACAAAGCTGCGAAGAGAAGTACGGTAGCATACcattatacagtattttttccATGCAGATTCAATAATATAAGTAACctacagaacaaaaaaaatagcaaaatgttataaaataattaggaagtgactGAGTGTtgaatatttattacctttgtttttaatacaatttttaaatgctgtgtCTAACAACTGACAAAATCCTGAAAATTGAACAATCAGAGGTACTCACAAGCCAGTAGGAGCTTACTCTAGCACACCactgtatgtgtataaatatatttacatgtacatatataattatgtcaGCCTATAAAGACACTAGTGGTATTTACTGTGGGAAATATTAATATAGATCATAATACTTAACTAAGTGTTCATATTTTCTCTTCACAAGCATGTTGGGCTCTAATATACAAATCAAGCATACTTCAAATTTGTTATATTGGCATACTCACATAAGGCCTGCAAACATTAGGGACTCTTCACATAAATGTTTAATGCTgttgttattcaacattttttagCTTCAAATTACACTGTGACTgttggtataaataaataatacccattacatttacaataaaattttggTATCACATCTGGAATATGAAACTACACAACATTATTTCTAGATGAAGATTTTTATCACGTTACTTATATTAACGGATTTCCTCTCAGTACAAATTTTCTgacaaaaagttttaatttttcttgaaagctttcacacatttaaaacattaataaggTTTTATTCTAGTATAATTTGAAGTACAATGTCACTTTTTAGTAATTTGTGACATTCTTTGGGTTCActaatctcatttaaaattttttgttaatgAATTTGAAAGGATAGAGGGTTTCTGAACATTCAGGATATTGAAAGAGTTTTCACCcttgtgtgaattctctgatgtttagtgagTACTGACCTCTGACTAAAGGTTTTTCCACATCCATTAcactcatagggtttctcccctgtgtgagttctctgatgtttagtgagAGCTGATTTCTCACAGAAGGTTTTTGCACACTCattacatttatagggtttctctcctgtgtgagttcTTTGATGTACAATGAGGTTTGACTTCACACAGAaggatttcccacattcattacatataaagggtttctctcctgtgtgtgttcTCTGATGTACAGTTAGAGCTGACCTGTGGCAAAAAGATTTTCCACATgcattacattcatagggtttctctcctgtgtgagttctctgatgttcaGTGAGGTTTGACTTCACACAGAACGTTTTTCCACACTgcttacattcataaggtttttcTCCTGTATGTGTTCGCTGATGGTTGGTAAGGTGTGGTTTCTGACAAAAGGATTTCccacattcagtacattcatagggtttctctcctgtgtgtgttcTCTGATGCTGAGTGAGGTTTGACTTCTCCCAGAATGTTTTCCCACATTCAGAACATTCAAACGTTTTTTCTCCTGAGTGAGCTCTTCGAGGTTGGGTGAGATGTGACTTCTTGttgaaatttccattttccttgtGCTCATAAGGTTTTCCCTCCATGTGCACTATCTGATGTTTAAAGAGGGCTGACTTTATCCACGTTTTGTGACTTACTTTATATTCACAGGGAATCTTTCCTGCGTAAGTTCCCTCATGGATAATCAAAGTTGAACTATCACAGAAAATTTGCCCATATTCATTATATTCATAAGGATTCTCCCCCGTCAGAGCGCTCTGATGTCCCAGTCTTAAATCCATATAGAAGGACTTCCCGCAAATACTGCATTCATATGGTTCCATTTCCAAATGAGTTTTCTGAGATAAATTGAGCTTTAAACTTTGGATGAAGGTTCTCTGACATTCATTATAATTACACAGTGTCTCTCCTATCTGAACTTTCTTGTTTGTGAAAAACGCTGCCTCCTCACGGAAGCCTTGTCCATTTTCATTATATTCAAAAGGCTGGTCAAAAATTAGCTGAGTGAGATCTTGGCTATGGCTGAGGATATTCCTTTTTTGATTATAAGATTTCCCTCTAGTAGGAGTTTTCTCATGCCTAACATCAAGGAGCaatttttcatatacattatattCATCAGGCTTCTTTCCagaatagtttttattaataattaagcCTGAAATATTCTTCAAACTCATTTCACATGAGTCACATATCTTATATGGAAAATTTCTTGAAGGAACACAGTCTGTACCCAGACTGACAGTTTTCCTTACTCTATCACCACCATCTATACTTAACGTTTTGTTGGTGGTGAAAGCAAGTTGCCAAAAATGTTCATCTTGATTTTCCTGGCTGCTCTCTATCAGGTTATCAACTTTCCAGTCttctagaaatgagaaaaagaaccaCATCTGATGAATCCAGGACATTTCTAATGGAATTGACTTTTACACAAACGCCCAATCACACTATTAAGTCTTTTGTTTTAGGCTCAGTTTCCTGGTATGAACGAAATCCAGGTGTACATTTCCTTTACCCTTCTAGTTGGAGTGGAAAATACATGCTTCAGTGGGACCAAGGAAAGGAAACTGGCAATGACatgtaatactttttaaatataaccttcaaaagtaaacagaaaaaagaaaattcaaagcaCAGGGAATTGGGGAGTGGCTGAGACAGGGAAACTCAGAGACTGGGGTGAACCTAAAAAAGACATTGAACGCTGAATAAAGTGACAGTAATGATTAGCAGACAAGGGCTTTCAAAGGATGAACTATGTTTGGCAGAGAGAGCACAGTTTAGTCCTTATTCCCTCATATGTAGATTACTGGGGTAGGATTCCTACTACAGTACATGCCTTGACTCTACACATCAACAGCAAACTAAAGTTCTGAAAATATCAGCTTCCTCAGGCTCAAAAGAATAGCCCTATAACCCAGGATCTAGattttgctttaatttaattcacaaagaataattatttttaaaaatgctttatgagGCAAGCTGGAGAAGGTGAAATAAACTCAAGATATGGTGTGCAAGAAACAGAGCTAGATAGAATAGGACCACAATGTAAGAGTCACTAAAAGAagactttaatttcatttattaataggGAGCAACTTTGTCAGGCTAGTAAAAAGACACAATGGATGTTTTAGGTAAAAAACTAAAAACCATTTAGGAATTAGATCAAGCCAGGAATAAAGATACACAAACATAGTTCTGGTTATAAGTGATATCAGTGAAAAGTGAGAAAACGAAGAGATGTAGAAGATCATCTCCAAAGGAAACAACCAGAGGCATCTAaagagactggcaggaggggatAACAGGTTTAGTTGAGCGACCCAGGTCACCACGTAAGGTGGTTAACAGGATATATAGACTATCCCTATTGAACTCCTGGAAAGTAGGCTGTCTGGTTTTCATGTTGCACGGTCTGTTTCTTGTCAGTCTCCTCTAATGATAAGATCTAATGGATTTACAGCCCTGTAAAAGTGTTACACCAGGACTACTTCTCTTCCAACCACTCTCTAGAAAAGGAGTCAGCAAATTATACTTGCAAGGCAAAGGTCCTTGaactaagaatgtttttttaCACCTTTAGAGGGAAAAAGATGGAAGAGGCAGTCGGAAAcagtgaagaggaagaaagagacgAAAGAAAGAGCAGCAGCTGCATCTGAAGACACATGTGGCCactaaactgaaaatatttactatctggccttttacaaaACACTTGCAGCACCTGATCTAGAAGATGTTCTCCAGCCCACACCTCTGACACCGCCTGAGGCTGACGCCTTTCAGATGGATATTTCTGGTTCTGGACTCCATACTTGTATATATCCAACCTCCTATTCAATACAGTAGGCTAGGTTTTAAGTTATCTCAAGCTTCTTGAGTCCAAATGTCAATTTCTAATAACGGCCCTATAATCTCTCCTCCCTAATTTTCTCTAGCTCAGTAAATGGCACTCTAATTCATCTTTTATGCTGGAGACAAACCACTAGAGTTGTGCTTgagtcctctctttctctcacactctaCATCCAATCCAACAGCAAATCCTCTTGCTCTCACCTTCCAGATTTCGGTACAAATCTGCCAATGCTCAGCACTTCCAGAAGAGCCTTAGCCACTATCCTCTCCCGTCTGGAGCACCtcatagcctcctaactggtacTCCCTCTTTACTCATGCCTAAGTACCACCACCTGCCACAGTATACTCACTGCACAGAAGTCAGGCAGACCCTTTTAAATTGTAAATCAGATCTGATGTCTTAACCTGATTTACACTTactaaaaaaccaaaacatgaaaaataaggCTTTCTCAAATCAccccaaataaaattaatatatctaCCATGGTCCATGCTACTTATGACATCATCTCCTATCAATCTCCTCCATGCCCACTTGTCTCCAGCCATGCTGGCCCCTTGCCATCCTTCAAACACTTTAAGAACGCATCTGTCTGAGGAGTTCAGCACCTgatcttccttctgcctggaatactcAAACTCCTCAGAGCCACACTTCTCACATCATTAGAGTCTCACCTCTACTGAACTCATCAGAACGGCTTTCTCTGACTTGCTTACCAAAGAGCACATGCCATCAATCCTCATCCCCTTCCCACTGCTTTAACTCTCTTTACTCACCATCACCcaacactgcacacacacacacacaaacacacatgcacgcatgtTTTTTGTCCCTCACAATAATACACACTCTGATAGCAGGGACGTTATTCTTTTAATTACCTAAAAACCTAACTGGATCATAGTGAGTACTTACAGAAGTACTGTATGAAAACATACCAGCTAGCCAAAGGTGTCCAAAGACAACAGAGAGGAGGTGGAAAATTCTAAAAGATACACCAAtcgtaaacacacaatgtgagatataaatgatgtaatacagaatcgtacacctgaaatctatgtaactttactaacaattatcaccccaatacactttaattaaaacaaaaagacgaataacataacaaaaataaataaataaaagatacacTAATCAAGAAAAATTATCTAAGATGAAGCCAACTGAGTTTGAATTACAGGTATAGGTAAATCACTCgtaaaatgtcaaaaaaacaaaggaaagcattTATGAGGGAAAATGACATATGGCGGAATGTGATTAAGGTCATGGAGGGATGTGGGGCACCTGTCGCTTAGTCACTTCCAAAAGTCTGGGGCTACAGAAAGAAATTTCTGAAAAGTATTTGAAAGGTAATAAACCCTAAACCAGATCTCATTTCCTCTGGCTTCCATCTGTCCGTGAACTCATGAACTCACCTAGGCGGCACTGGCTTGGGAATCCTTGTTCTAATATCCAGGGCTCTTCTCCTTGTTCTATCTTGATGATCACATCTGGTTTAGTAATACAATGCCCTGTTAAGAGAAAACAGTACAACACTATGAATAAATAGCCTGGCTTTAGGGACTCTGAAAAAAATGATAGGAAAGAAAGATACAGCTTCAGGAGCTGTCCAAAGGATGTGCCCAAATGAACCAATCCCTGAGGAGGTAAGAACACAGCATTCTTATTAAAGGTGGCCAAAAGGGATCATTCATCTCAGGGCCTTGAATCTCAAGCTTCAAATCAAAAAACTCTACAGGGAGTTCATGTGTTTCATCAGCTGAGAAATGCATGGTACTGCTGGTCACATGGAAAAGAAATTCTTACCTATTGTGACAAGGTGGTTGTAATTTTCCAGCATTACGTCTCTGTGTAGTATCTTCTGAGCAGGATCGAGCAGATACCACTCTTCCTGGGTGAAGTCCACACATACATCTTGGAATGACACCTGTTCCTGTAATGGTGTATTCTTTTTCTATAGGAAGCAGTCAGAATAACACGATgaggaaaagatttaaaagaactAATCTCTTTAGAGTTTACCAAAAATTGACACATAGGATGCCTTCTTTTGTGCTATACTACGTAGGATGAAAATACCTGTACAAATTGAGTTTCCACTAAGGGCCTGGAACTGTCCTGCTACAAATACTACTGTTGAAAACAAACCCAGTTCCTGTTCTTAAAGTGCTTATGACCAGATAAGGAGAcatatacattaatatttattaaatcagaGATTGCAGGAGCTAGCACTATACACAAAGTAGCCTGGGATTACCATGGAAATGGGGTTACCAAGGACAAGTTAGTTCTTTCATATTACCTTTTATATTATTAAGTTAACTTTCACTGAAGAAGTAAAGCTTTCAGTTGCTAAAATGAATAGTGGCATTCAAATGGCGCAGACCCTGACCAAGCTCAACGTATAACTAACTGATTAACGTGATCAGCCCTGCATTCTACCTGCCGAGAGAAAAGCATGGATCCTCTCTGCTAAAAGAGATCATTTCCAGAGCCTCTACCAATTTCTCTGTTGTTAAATACAATGTTTGGCATCCAATAAAAATCTTCATGTTCTGTGAaggaccaaaagaaaaaaatagacaacaaaagcAGACCCACATATTGGAACTGATAAACAagaacttcaaaatgaaaaatgatgaatatattcaatgaaacattaaaatatgaacaaaataaatgaaaacatgggaGAAGTTCAAACAGTATGTGTGTTGTgcaggaaagaaataatagagcAACACTGAGACTGCTAGCCTTTGAAAGGTCTGCCACAAGGGTGTcccttggctggcatctgggatCTTGGATTTCAGGACGCTCACCATTCCCTGATAAGAATGGTTCACTTAGCCTAAACTGCTTGTGTAAACAGCACATAtgcattccttctggagtctGGAATTTTATGTGCTAAGCAGAGAGCACCTATGTGACCAGCCCCTGATAAAAACCCTGAGCACAGAGTATCTGTTGAGCTTCTATGGCAGACATTTCACATTTGTTGTCACAGCTCATTGCTAGAAGACTTAAGTGTGTCCTGGGAGAAGACTCTTAGAAGCTTGTGCCTGGTTTCCTCTGGTCTATGTCCCATATGCCTTTTCCCTCTGCTGATTTTTCTTTGGCACCTTCCACTTTAATAAGTTATAACCATAAGTACAACTACATGCTGAGTCATCCCAGTGAATTACTGAACCTGGGGATACTCTTGGGGACTTCtgatacatgtgtatacatacatgtgcctatatgcatgtatacatacatacatatataaaatgagcattctagagctgaaaagtacaaaatctgaattaaaaactCATTCCATAGGTTCAAAATCATACTAGAGAAAGAAGACACAATCtgaaatatgtacacatatgcatcTAACAAGAGTATCTAAATGCGTAcaggaaaaactgataaaactaaaaagagaaacagatgaaTCTATTAATACAATCATAGTTGGAGACTTTACTTGTCTTTCAGTATTGAGAGATcaagcagacagaaaatcagtaagtatAAAGATGACCTGAACAGCACTATCAATTAACATCTAAATGACtacatctaaaaaacaaaatacacattctatCATTCATTCCAGCTCACATAAAACATTCACCAACATGGACCATAGTCTAGCAACAAAATATACctcaatgaatttaaaacaataacgaataatacaaaatatgttctaACACCACAATGGagtaaaatagaaatcaataaacaagAGATAATTGGAAAATCTCCCAAATGCTTGAAAATAAAGCAACACAtttgacatcataaaaatggcggcatgaggtgaggcTCCAGAAATcgcccctgaaatttacaacaagttgaacaactgtaactccacaaacgactccctgcacagcagacagggaaGAAGAAGAGTCtaactactgaattcacctaaaggtgggcaaattgagtgagcgggagaggagggaaaggagaagtacagagatggagccgcgcaggcgcaggacgcagacctagctcagtgctccgagctcgatgcatcccagaactaccgcagctctgagagagggaagaactcagattgctagggctctgcttatggtccacagggctcaggggacagcatataacacagctgaacccaacactcacggcaggctgaaaacggtggtttaagccctcactgccacagagaaagGAAGCCTTAAGCACTGAAACTAGCCggcccctcccgaccctcccagagctcgccctgcccctacctgcccaatgctagaagtggaacagttgcagtgtcagatcaaacgaacaaaatatttgcaggtctgagaactgtggtccacaaacaaagattcacagcccaactagttccggcaaaggagagggagctgtggaagcaggaccagctgtggtggtggtctctgccattgctctgggacatctctcacaacccaccccacccttatccccacctatctgggcagatccctgcaggagtaaacagaactgctgaaacacacggacTCGGAATCCAGTGCAGGAAGatatttgaaatttcagaaggtctccacatccccccatggaggcagcaccctatgacccaggtgaactgttcatagaggagaagcccacattccagggaatcctcccactg encodes:
- the ZNF248 gene encoding zinc finger protein 248 isoform X2 codes for the protein MNRSQKKNTPLQEQVSFQDVCVDFTQEEWYLLDPAQKILHRDVMLENYNHLVTIGHCITKPDVIIKIEQGEEPWILEQGFPSQCRLDWKVDNLIESSQENQDEHFWQLAFTTNKTLSIDGGDRVRKTVSLGTDCVPSRNFPYKICDSCEMSLKNISGLIINKNYSGKKPDEYNVYEKLLLDVRHEKTPTRGKSYNQKRNILSHSQDLTQLIFDQPFEYNENGQGFREEAAFFTNKKVQIGETLCNYNECQRTFIQSLKLNLSQKTHLEMEPYECSICGKSFYMDLRLGHQSALTGENPYEYNEYGQIFCDSSTLIIHEGTYAGKIPCEYKVSHKTWIKSALFKHQIVHMEGKPYEHKENGNFNKKSHLTQPRRAHSGEKTFECSECGKTFWEKSNLTQHQRTHTGEKPYECTECGKSFCQKPHLTNHQRTHTGEKPYECKQCGKTFCVKSNLTEHQRTHTGEKPYECNACGKSFCHRSALTVHQRTHTGEKPFICNECGKSFCVKSNLIVHQRTHTGEKPYKCNECAKTFCEKSALTKHQRTHTGEKPYECNGCGKTFSQRSVLTKHQRIHTRVKTLSIS
- the ZNF248 gene encoding zinc finger protein 248 isoform X3, with the translated sequence MLENYNHLVTIGHCITKPDVIIKIEQGEEPWILEQGFPSQCRLEDWKVDNLIESSQENQDEHFWQLAFTTNKTLSIDGGDRVRKTVSLGTDCVPSRNFPYKICDSCEMSLKNISGLIINKNYSGKKPDEYNVYEKLLLDVRHEKTPTRGKSYNQKRNILSHSQDLTQLIFDQPFEYNENGQGFREEAAFFTNKKVQIGETLCNYNECQRTFIQSLKLNLSQKTHLEMEPYECSICGKSFYMDLRLGHQSALTGENPYEYNEYGQIFCDSSTLIIHEGTYAGKIPCEYKVSHKTWIKSALFKHQIVHMEGKPYEHKENGNFNKKSHLTQPRRAHSGEKTFECSECGKTFWEKSNLTQHQRTHTGEKPYECTECGKSFCQKPHLTNHQRTHTGEKPYECKQCGKTFCVKSNLTEHQRTHTGEKPYECNACGKSFCHRSALTVHQRTHTGEKPFICNECGKSFCVKSNLIVHQRTHTGEKPYKCNECAKTFCEKSALTKHQRTHTGEKPYECNGCGKTFSQRSVLTKHQRIHTRVKTLSIS
- the ZNF248 gene encoding zinc finger protein 248 isoform X1, with amino-acid sequence MNRSQKKNTPLQEQVSFQDVCVDFTQEEWYLLDPAQKILHRDVMLENYNHLVTIGHCITKPDVIIKIEQGEEPWILEQGFPSQCRLEDWKVDNLIESSQENQDEHFWQLAFTTNKTLSIDGGDRVRKTVSLGTDCVPSRNFPYKICDSCEMSLKNISGLIINKNYSGKKPDEYNVYEKLLLDVRHEKTPTRGKSYNQKRNILSHSQDLTQLIFDQPFEYNENGQGFREEAAFFTNKKVQIGETLCNYNECQRTFIQSLKLNLSQKTHLEMEPYECSICGKSFYMDLRLGHQSALTGENPYEYNEYGQIFCDSSTLIIHEGTYAGKIPCEYKVSHKTWIKSALFKHQIVHMEGKPYEHKENGNFNKKSHLTQPRRAHSGEKTFECSECGKTFWEKSNLTQHQRTHTGEKPYECTECGKSFCQKPHLTNHQRTHTGEKPYECKQCGKTFCVKSNLTEHQRTHTGEKPYECNACGKSFCHRSALTVHQRTHTGEKPFICNECGKSFCVKSNLIVHQRTHTGEKPYKCNECAKTFCEKSALTKHQRTHTGEKPYECNGCGKTFSQRSVLTKHQRIHTRVKTLSIS